A genomic segment from Pseudoduganella chitinolytica encodes:
- a CDS encoding NAD/NADP octopine/nopaline dehydrogenase family protein yields MERLNVLICGGGRTGHLNAVLYRQQPGVRVALLTSQADLVGRQGAALAALLPDGGQLTGQPDLVTDRPAEAAQDADVVIVTVPAHARPALLRALAPHLPADKPVYVGAIPGFCGFDWLAEQALAERPNAVIWGMKDVPHTAYDLQPGVSVRMGGAKSTLYVGTHQRESAAARQALLGHLRRLYTAPVELLAHYLEITLTPGNPIMHPSVVYGLVGPYGQWHGKPFDKPLCWWTDCAELSAYFLERSDEESQALCRAVERRLAVDLGSVLPLKQEIVDAYGDQIRDSATMLSVLRTNRAYDAIVAPLVRDADGYRIDRGSRAFHEDVAYGLALLVEMGRRLQVPLPHIEEIYRWNVEYMGGLRDSALDYFPAAWPA; encoded by the coding sequence ATGGAACGCCTGAACGTTCTGATCTGCGGCGGTGGCCGCACCGGCCACCTGAATGCGGTGCTGTACAGGCAGCAGCCGGGCGTGCGGGTGGCGCTCCTCACCAGCCAGGCAGACCTGGTCGGCCGGCAGGGCGCCGCGCTCGCCGCGCTGCTGCCCGACGGCGGCCAGTTGACGGGGCAGCCCGACCTGGTGACGGACCGCCCGGCCGAGGCGGCGCAAGATGCCGACGTCGTCATCGTCACCGTACCCGCGCACGCCCGGCCGGCGCTGCTGCGCGCGCTGGCACCGCACCTGCCGGCCGACAAACCGGTGTACGTCGGGGCCATTCCCGGCTTCTGCGGTTTCGACTGGCTGGCCGAGCAGGCCCTGGCCGAGCGGCCCAACGCCGTCATCTGGGGCATGAAGGACGTGCCGCACACCGCCTACGACCTCCAGCCCGGCGTATCGGTGCGGATGGGCGGCGCCAAGAGCACGCTGTACGTCGGCACCCACCAGCGCGAGAGCGCTGCCGCGCGGCAGGCATTGCTGGGCCACCTGCGCCGGCTGTACACGGCACCGGTCGAACTGCTGGCGCACTACCTCGAGATCACGCTGACGCCGGGGAACCCGATCATGCATCCCTCCGTCGTGTATGGGCTGGTGGGGCCCTACGGCCAGTGGCACGGCAAGCCATTCGACAAGCCGCTGTGCTGGTGGACCGATTGCGCCGAGCTGTCCGCCTACTTCCTCGAGCGCAGCGACGAGGAAAGCCAGGCGCTGTGCCGCGCCGTCGAGCGGCGGCTGGCCGTGGACCTGGGGTCGGTGCTGCCGTTGAAGCAGGAGATCGTCGACGCCTACGGCGACCAGATCCGCGACAGCGCCACGATGCTGTCCGTGCTGCGCACCAACCGGGCCTACGACGCCATCGTCGCGCCGCTGGTGCGCGATGCGGACGGCTACCGCATCGACCGCGGCAGCCGCGCCTTCCACGAAGACGTGGCGTACGGCCTGGCGCTGCTGGTCGAGATGGGCCGGCGCCTGCAGGTGCCGCTGCCGCACATCGAGGAAATCTACCGCTGGAACGTCGAGTACATGGGGGGCCTGCGCGACTCCGCGCTGGACTACTTCCCCGCTGCCTGGCCCGCTTGA